A part of Bacillus rossius redtenbacheri isolate Brsri chromosome 1, Brsri_v3, whole genome shotgun sequence genomic DNA contains:
- the LOC134537691 gene encoding beta-1,3-glucan-binding protein-like encodes MEGALLLLLIACWRGAAPAEAARACEAASTTASGSRAPSQFCKGDLIFDEEFSTLDLAAWEHEVTLAGGGNWEFQLYGNNRSNSYAEDGRLYLTPSLTAEQYGEAFLSSGTISLYGGAPADTCTNPADYGCSRTGSTTNILNPVKSARIRTINSFRFKYGRVEIKAKMPSGDWLWPGMWMLPLYNAYSTWPASGEIDLAESRGNANYVQDGVNIGSEQVASTLHFGPYSGLDAYERAHFQKNAGAGGGYDKEFHLYQMEWTADHIKFSLDGVEMGTVTPPSGGFWELGNFNSVNPSADNPWRGGTKMAPFDQEFYILLNLAVGGVNGYFPDSAANPKSKPWLNTSPQASTDFWNGRADWLPTWGTAETKSLQVDWVKVWAV; translated from the exons ATGGAAGGCGCGCTGTTGCTGTTGCTGATCGCGTGCTGGCGCGGCGCCGCCCCCGCGGAGGCGGCCAGGGCCTGCGAGGCCGCCTCCACCACCGCCAGCGGCTCCAGGGCGCCGAGCCAGTTCTGCAAGGGCGACCTCATCTTCGACGAGGAGTTCTCGACCTTGGACCTGGCCGCGTGGGAGCACGAGGTCACTCTGGCGGGAGGCGGG AACTGGGAGTTCCAGCTGTACGGCAACAACAGGAGCAACAGCTACGCCGAGGACGGCAGGCTGTACTTGACGCCGAGCCTGACGGCCGAGCAGTACGGCGAGGCCTTCCTCAGCTCGGGCACCATCAGCCTGTACGGGGGCGCGCCGGCCGACAC GTGTACCAACCCTGCAGACTACGGCTGCAGTAGAACTGGCAGTACCACCAACATACTGAACCCGGTAAAGTCCGCGAGGATCCGCACCATCAACTCCTTCCGCTTCAAGTACGGGCGTGTGGAGATAAAGGCGAAGATGCCCTCCGGAGACTGGCTGTGGCCAG GCATGTGGATGCTGCCCCTCTACAACGCCTACAGCACGTGGCCAGCCTCGGGGGAAATTGACCTGGCAGAGTCGCGTGGCAACGCCAACTACGTCCAGGACGGCGTGAACATCGGCTCTGAGCAGGTGGCGTCCACCCTGCACTTCGGGCCGTACAGTGGCTTGGATGCCTACGAGAGGGCTCACTTCCAGAAGAACGCCGGGGCAGGTGGTGGCTACGACAAGGAATTCCACCTCTACCAGATGGAGTGGACCGCAG ATCACATCAAGTTCAGCTTGGATGGTGTTGAGATGGGCACGGTGACACCTCCAAGTGGCGGGTTTTGGGAGCTTGGGAATTTTAATTCCGTCAACCCATCAGCCGACAACCCATGGCGAGGAGGGACGAAGATGGCTCCTTTTGACCAGGAG TTCTACATCCTGCTGAACCTTGCAGTCGGAGGGGTGAACGGATACTTCCCAGACAGCGCTGCAAACCCCAAGAGCAAACCGTGGCTCAATACATCACCCCAG GCATCCACGGACTTCTGGAATGGCCGCGCTGACTGGCTGCCCACATGGGGAACAGCTGAAACCAAGTCCTTGCAAGTGGACTGGGTTAAGGTTTGGGCTGTATGA